GACGGGCAGTCCTCCATCAAGGCGACCTTACCTATGCGATCGTCACCACCGTGCGCGGGGGCGATCGCTGCCAGACCTATCGTCATCTTTGTCAATTTTTGCTGCAAGGCTGGCAAACCCTCGGCGTGGAATTGCGCTATGGCACGGCGGGGCGGGGCTACCACCAGCAAACCAACTGTTTTGAAGTGGCAACCGCAGCCGATCTCGTCCTTGCGGATGGCACCAAATTGATCGGCAGTGCGCAACTGCGACGGGGACAATGCTATTTACAACATGGCTCTCTGCGACTCAATCCCGATTCTGATCTCTGGGCAACCGTCTTTAGGAACACCGCCTCAGCCTCCTCCCCTCCTTCCCCGGCGCACCCAACCTCAGCCTGCTTGGCGCAACTCGACATAGAGACGATCGTAACGGCTCTCTGTCAAGCCGCAATCAACATTTGGAACATTACCCTTCAGCCCCAACCCCTTTCCGAGCAAGAATGGATCGCTATTAACCAACTACTTCCCCCCTGATTGACTGACAGCACTCGCAGCACCTGGACCCTAACCCCTCTCCCAGAGCGGGCACGATGCCCATCGAACTAGGTTTTGCGGTTCAAGTCCCTTCGCCCCTGGTGGGAGAAGGGATTTAGGGATGAGGGGCAAAGA
This DNA window, taken from Trichothermofontia sichuanensis B231, encodes the following:
- a CDS encoding lipoate--protein ligase family protein; its protein translation is MSMASNIWRLIPLLSATGAQQMAIDRWLLDQHYRGLHPPTLRFYTWSPVAISLGYHQHTWPPEWETLTWQGHPIDLVRRPTGGRAVLHQGDLTYAIVTTVRGGDRCQTYRHLCQFLLQGWQTLGVELRYGTAGRGYHQQTNCFEVATAADLVLADGTKLIGSAQLRRGQCYLQHGSLRLNPDSDLWATVFRNTASASSPPSPAHPTSACLAQLDIETIVTALCQAAINIWNITLQPQPLSEQEWIAINQLLPP